Proteins from one Coleofasciculus chthonoplastes PCC 7420 genomic window:
- a CDS encoding ABC transporter permease, protein MAHYIIKRLLNLLPVILGITLLVFLFLHLIPGDPATVLLGERATPEQVEALREQLGLNQPLPLQYLTFINNLFHLDFGTSIISGIPIIDEIKTRFPATFELSLAAMIVAVILGIPAGVFAAVYKNRPVDNLTMIGSLLGVSMPVYWFGLLLIYLFAITLNWFPPSGRISIDAGLNFQPITGFYILDAILKLDFNLFQDILSHLILPALTLGTIPLAILARITRSSLLEVLSQDYIRTARAKGIPEHWVILRHGSKNALLPVVTIIGLQFGTLLGGAILTETIFSWPGIGSWIYEGILARDYPVVQGGVVVVSVIFVLVNLVVDISYALVDPRIKYK, encoded by the coding sequence ATGGCTCACTATATCATCAAGCGTCTACTCAACCTGTTACCTGTTATCCTGGGTATTACTCTTTTAGTCTTTCTCTTCCTCCACCTAATTCCCGGTGATCCCGCAACAGTTCTGCTAGGAGAACGCGCCACCCCTGAACAGGTAGAAGCCTTACGGGAACAACTGGGTTTAAATCAACCCCTACCCCTGCAATACCTCACCTTTATCAATAATCTATTCCATCTCGACTTTGGCACCAGTATTATCAGTGGGATTCCGATTATCGATGAAATTAAAACCCGCTTTCCCGCCACCTTTGAATTATCCTTAGCCGCCATGATAGTCGCCGTCATTCTGGGAATTCCGGCTGGCGTTTTTGCAGCAGTTTACAAGAATCGTCCCGTTGATAACCTAACCATGATTGGCTCATTACTGGGGGTTTCTATGCCCGTATATTGGTTTGGATTACTCTTAATTTACCTGTTTGCCATTACCTTAAACTGGTTTCCCCCCAGTGGACGGATTAGTATTGATGCGGGATTAAATTTTCAACCGATTACCGGATTTTACATCTTAGATGCGATTCTCAAACTTGATTTCAACCTATTCCAAGATATTCTATCTCACCTGATTTTACCCGCTCTAACCCTCGGCACAATTCCCTTAGCCATTTTAGCGCGAATTACTCGTTCTTCTCTGTTAGAGGTTCTATCCCAAGACTATATTCGCACAGCTAGGGCAAAAGGTATTCCCGAACATTGGGTAATTCTTCGCCATGGATCAAAAAATGCTTTGTTGCCTGTGGTGACAATTATTGGGTTGCAATTTGGTACACTTTTAGGTGGTGCTATTTTAACCGAAACTATCTTCTCGTGGCCCGGAATTGGTTCCTGGATTTACGAAGGAATTTTGGCACGAGACTATCCTGTTGTTCAAGGTGGCGTCGTTGTCGTCTCAGTTATCTTTGTCCTAGTTAATCTTGTTGTTGATATTTCCTATGCGCTAGTTGATCCGAGAATTAAGTATAAATAG
- a CDS encoding zinc-dependent alcohol dehydrogenase family protein, which yields MKAVVMTTPGKPEVLQLQDIPEPKLQTDRDIVVRLHAAGVNPIDTKLRNRGTFYPDDMPAILGCDGAGVVEAVGSAVSRFQVGDEVYFCAGGLGKSGTGNYAELTVVDERWVARKPKSLSFTEAAAAPLVLITAWEALYDRGRLAAGQTALIHGGAGGVGHVAIQLAKIKGADVCTTVSSQEKARLVRQLGADEPILYKQTDFAQAALDWTEGKGVDVAFDTVGGQTFYDTVPAVKVYGDLVTILEPDYNIGKLKTARSRNLRISLELMLTPTLQGLVAAQEHQTEILEQCAQWIDEGKLNIHLSQTIPLPDAVSAHQAIESGSTTGKIALQTA from the coding sequence ATGAAAGCCGTAGTCATGACTACTCCGGGTAAACCAGAAGTGCTGCAATTGCAGGACATACCCGAACCAAAACTGCAAACCGATAGAGACATAGTAGTACGACTCCACGCCGCCGGGGTTAACCCCATCGACACCAAACTGCGAAACCGTGGCACATTCTACCCTGACGATATGCCCGCCATTTTAGGCTGTGATGGCGCGGGTGTTGTCGAAGCCGTGGGTTCTGCTGTCAGCCGATTTCAGGTTGGTGATGAGGTGTATTTCTGTGCGGGCGGATTAGGAAAATCGGGTACAGGAAATTATGCCGAACTCACGGTTGTAGATGAACGTTGGGTCGCCCGAAAACCCAAATCCTTATCCTTTACAGAAGCCGCCGCCGCACCGTTAGTGCTAATTACCGCCTGGGAAGCCTTATATGACCGAGGGCGCTTAGCAGCCGGACAAACGGCGCTGATTCATGGCGGTGCGGGTGGTGTGGGACATGTTGCGATTCAGCTTGCCAAAATCAAAGGGGCTGATGTTTGCACCACGGTAAGTTCCCAAGAAAAAGCCCGATTAGTGCGTCAATTAGGTGCAGACGAACCGATTCTTTACAAACAAACTGACTTTGCCCAAGCTGCATTAGATTGGACAGAGGGAAAGGGTGTAGATGTCGCCTTTGATACGGTTGGCGGTCAAACCTTTTACGACACCGTTCCCGCCGTGAAAGTCTACGGAGATTTGGTCACCATTCTCGAACCTGACTATAATATCGGGAAATTGAAAACAGCGCGATCGCGAAATCTGCGAATTAGCTTAGAACTCATGCTAACGCCGACACTCCAAGGATTAGTAGCAGCCCAGGAACACCAAACCGAGATTCTCGAACAATGCGCCCAATGGATAGATGAAGGCAAACTCAACATTCACCTCTCTCAAACCATTCCCCTCCCCGACGCCGTTAGCGCTCATCAAGCTATAGAATCAGGATCAACCACCGGAAAAATCGCCTTGCAGACGGCATAA
- a CDS encoding pentapeptide repeat-containing protein has product MDKENQLLQQYSQNQRNFSGINLQGATLIAERLQEANFSHADLSNTVFFGSNLSQTLFLNTNLSGAILVATNLTDAILIEANLINANLSGAKLIGAQLIGAQLTGITIVGANLSNANLINADLSQTNLYKANLSWSELSLTNLSEANLSEADLSHARLVGANLTGADMNSANLQDTNFSGANLTEVNLKDTTLNLNSPELLAEILRQAAGDDKDKQNLAELLLMYRQGWDYLATLNHPLAEWGIETIKAIASSEQNFPE; this is encoded by the coding sequence ATGGACAAAGAGAACCAACTGCTTCAGCAATATAGCCAAAATCAACGCAACTTTTCCGGCATAAACTTACAGGGTGCAACACTAATCGCTGAAAGACTGCAAGAGGCGAACTTCAGCCATGCTGACTTGAGCAACACAGTTTTCTTTGGGTCAAACTTGAGTCAAACCCTATTCTTGAATACTAACCTTAGTGGCGCTATCTTAGTCGCCACTAATTTAACCGATGCCATCCTGATAGAAGCTAACTTAATTAACGCCAATCTCAGCGGTGCAAAACTCATCGGCGCTCAATTAATCGGCGCTCAATTAACTGGCATTACCATAGTCGGAGCGAATTTGAGCAATGCCAACTTGATTAACGCTGATTTGAGTCAGACCAATTTATATAAAGCAAACCTCAGTTGGAGTGAGTTGAGTCTGACGAATTTAAGTGAGGCGAATTTAAGTGAAGCAGACTTAAGTCATGCGCGTTTAGTCGGCGCTAATTTGACTGGGGCAGATATGAATAGTGCCAATTTGCAGGACACTAATTTCAGTGGTGCTAACCTGACTGAAGTTAACCTAAAAGATACTACATTAAACTTAAATTCGCCAGAATTATTAGCAGAAATTTTACGACAAGCGGCTGGGGATGACAAAGACAAACAAAACCTGGCTGAATTACTGCTCATGTATCGCCAAGGATGGGACTATTTAGCCACCCTAAATCATCCCTTAGCAGAATGGGGAATCGAGACAATTAAAGCCATAGCCTCATCTGAGCAAAACTTTCCTGAATAG
- a CDS encoding ATP-binding protein, giving the protein MDTPASTNWYQANFQYLQTAVNQVRQVLEDTINRDQNQTSPLRFETTLAPDILACLQNKPSALETLCTICKLSPFEQYILLLCVGMELDRKFKVLCAKFHGHPDQNHPTLNLAFATFSDANLRVFSSKSPLEYWGLIESGDSQTLSHSPLRINRRIFCYLLGEPCEDDDLIGILKPIPPFPPSSLPLSYQQLTEQLIATWSQKTPTSIFPIVQLCGAELGAKHTIAAAGCSALSLHLNLISASLLPINPHELYQLKQRCLREAILTNSALLLTCDELNQTDGMRELAISQFVEDLNLPLILSTQERQPQNQRPMITLDVGQLSHREQKLIWESYLGSTASELNGQIDTLVSHFNLNPLAIQAACLSLEGMEFPPVKTEQPKEKEPEKPASSSRRTRKSKSQTSKPKIENPFSPLQTHLWDFCRTQARPRLDDLAQRIDAVATWEELILPEREKNTLQEIAAHVRQRAKVYQEWGFAGKGGRGLGVSALFSGPSGTGKTMAAEVLAKELRLDVYRIDLSAVVSKYIGETEKNLRRIFDAAETGGVILLFDEADALFGKRTQVKDSHDRHANVEVSYLLQRMEAYQGLAILTTNLLESLDQAFLRRINFSVKFPFPDAEARTEIWQHIFPEETPTKNLDMKKLGKVNMAGGNIRNIALNAAFLAADAGESVMMKHILQATKSESLKLGRILTDVEISGWV; this is encoded by the coding sequence ATGGATACTCCAGCATCGACTAACTGGTATCAAGCCAATTTTCAATATCTCCAGACAGCCGTTAATCAAGTTCGTCAGGTATTGGAAGATACCATTAACCGTGACCAAAATCAGACGAGTCCACTCAGATTTGAGACAACCTTAGCGCCAGACATCTTGGCTTGCCTACAAAATAAGCCTTCAGCCTTAGAGACGCTCTGCACAATCTGTAAGCTTTCTCCCTTCGAGCAATATATTCTATTGTTGTGCGTAGGGATGGAATTAGACAGAAAATTTAAAGTCTTGTGTGCCAAATTTCATGGTCATCCAGACCAAAATCATCCGACTCTGAATTTAGCTTTTGCTACATTTAGTGATGCTAATTTACGTGTTTTCTCTTCCAAATCCCCCTTAGAATACTGGGGACTAATTGAAAGTGGTGATAGTCAAACGCTCTCTCACTCTCCTCTACGTATTAATCGACGCATTTTCTGCTATCTTTTAGGTGAACCCTGTGAGGATGATGACTTGATTGGTATCCTCAAACCTATACCCCCTTTTCCTCCATCTTCTCTTCCCCTGTCCTACCAACAACTCACCGAGCAACTCATCGCCACTTGGTCTCAAAAAACACCGACATCTATCTTTCCTATCGTTCAATTGTGTGGTGCAGAACTAGGAGCAAAACATACCATTGCGGCTGCTGGCTGTAGTGCTTTGAGTTTGCATCTAAATTTAATTTCCGCATCCCTGCTTCCCATCAATCCTCATGAACTCTATCAATTAAAACAGCGGTGTTTACGGGAAGCTATATTAACCAACAGCGCCCTTTTACTCACCTGCGATGAACTGAATCAAACTGATGGGATGCGAGAGTTGGCTATCTCTCAGTTTGTTGAAGATTTAAATCTGCCTTTAATTCTTAGCACTCAAGAACGACAACCACAAAACCAGCGCCCGATGATTACCTTGGATGTGGGTCAACTAAGCCACAGGGAACAAAAGTTGATTTGGGAGTCGTATCTGGGTTCAACAGCGTCAGAATTAAATGGGCAAATCGATACGCTAGTGTCTCATTTTAATCTCAATCCTCTAGCCATTCAAGCCGCTTGTTTATCGCTGGAAGGGATGGAGTTTCCTCCAGTCAAAACCGAGCAACCTAAGGAGAAAGAACCGGAAAAACCTGCTTCCTCTTCAAGGCGTACTCGCAAATCTAAAAGCCAAACGTCAAAACCCAAAATAGAGAATCCTTTTTCTCCGTTGCAAACTCACTTGTGGGATTTTTGTCGCACTCAAGCGCGTCCCCGGTTAGATGATTTAGCACAACGGATTGATGCGGTAGCGACTTGGGAAGAATTGATTTTACCTGAACGAGAAAAAAATACATTACAGGAGATTGCGGCTCATGTTCGACAACGAGCGAAAGTTTATCAAGAGTGGGGATTTGCGGGAAAAGGAGGACGCGGTTTAGGGGTGAGCGCTCTCTTTTCTGGACCCAGTGGTACGGGGAAAACAATGGCGGCGGAAGTATTGGCAAAGGAATTACGCCTGGATGTTTATCGGATTGATTTGAGTGCGGTGGTGAGTAAATATATTGGTGAAACAGAAAAGAATTTACGGCGAATCTTTGATGCAGCGGAAACGGGTGGAGTGATTTTACTGTTTGATGAAGCAGATGCTTTGTTTGGCAAACGAACTCAAGTTAAAGATTCCCATGACCGCCATGCGAATGTGGAAGTGAGTTATTTACTACAACGGATGGAAGCCTATCAAGGGTTGGCAATTTTGACGACGAATCTGTTGGAATCATTAGACCAAGCGTTCCTGCGTCGGATTAATTTTTCGGTTAAATTTCCCTTCCCTGATGCTGAGGCTAGAACTGAGATTTGGCAGCACATTTTTCCTGAAGAGACGCCGACGAAAAACTTGGATATGAAAAAGTTGGGTAAGGTGAATATGGCGGGTGGAAATATCCGCAATATTGCGTTGAATGCGGCGTTTTTAGCGGCTGATGCGGGAGAATCGGTGATGATGAAACATATTTTACAGGCGACTAAAAGTGAATCTCTTAAGTTGGGGAGAATCTTGACCGATGTAGAAATCAGTGGCTGGGTTTGA
- a CDS encoding eCIS core domain-containing protein has translation MYKPLQKKNSSWTPTTAQKKSKSASKLGHFSIQPKPNQKSSQSPEIGEYSRESADRLTANVMRSLEAKDSQETETPTVQPQSESRISVADVVGQRMPTVMARTLTPQVRMASEVSPENPIQRQCADCASPQQEQSTAAGKDIEQISSEAGAIQTKLTVGAPGDPYEQEADRVAAQVVSMSAPPDNSAPVQRLAQENNPIQKWSLAQSITPVVQRRLSEQVQTQGLVQRAFQAGGTEASEDVESRLNTSKGGGSPLSEEVRAFMEPRFGSDFSGVRVHTGSEAVQMNQELGAQAFTHGQDIFFNQGKYNPGSTDGKLLLAHEMTHVVQQTGGVQPKRTISESGERHEVGADQMEEQSKGMTVPLSWQPIERISTGELQVQRYFLAQNPNDPSDITRVSDDRSVAVKQEGYGSHKLWAAPGKAQHSSNQLRAVNSVIELVENKTDVIRVHDLNNNRKNLVRVIPRNISNGTQGNGMIIWADCGRSARDVIGGENGTRGVYRDPASRTGQHKRTVETFDPEVIKWKVLENILRVYEQQLGQKLLDERRISRMKSRGYISALANYLLRIYNQLSPRTRENLDRRTGINRWANPVVGQAYTISSGGSPMRDINGNPIRTWNFHWAGVVMKSDNGRDNVTLENYSVSDYDEANTNWIFQMYGLAQSAAEDSSKQGQTFHEEHRDMGQHGETPTTLVVESNSR, from the coding sequence ATGTATAAACCACTCCAAAAGAAAAATTCCTCTTGGACTCCAACAACGGCACAGAAGAAGAGCAAGAGTGCTTCTAAGTTAGGGCATTTTTCGATTCAACCCAAGCCAAATCAGAAATCGTCTCAGTCGCCGGAAATAGGGGAGTATTCCAGAGAGTCGGCGGATAGACTCACCGCGAATGTGATGCGAAGTCTAGAAGCTAAGGATTCCCAGGAGACAGAAACGCCAACGGTGCAGCCTCAGTCAGAATCAAGGATTTCAGTGGCTGATGTCGTCGGACAGAGAATGCCCACCGTGATGGCACGCACCCTGACTCCCCAAGTAAGAATGGCTTCTGAAGTGTCACCAGAAAACCCGATTCAACGGCAATGTGCTGATTGTGCCTCTCCCCAACAAGAACAATCAACCGCAGCCGGGAAAGACATTGAGCAGATATCGTCAGAGGCAGGAGCAATCCAAACGAAACTGACTGTCGGAGCGCCAGGAGATCCCTACGAGCAAGAAGCTGACCGAGTGGCGGCTCAAGTGGTTTCTATGTCAGCACCTCCTGACAATTCAGCTCCAGTTCAGCGTTTAGCACAAGAGAATAACCCAATTCAGAAATGGTCGTTGGCACAGTCGATTACGCCTGTCGTACAGAGGCGACTATCTGAGCAGGTGCAAACACAAGGGTTAGTGCAACGGGCATTTCAAGCAGGTGGAACGGAAGCGTCTGAAGATGTAGAGAGCCGTTTGAATACGTCTAAGGGTGGGGGTTCTCCTTTATCGGAGGAAGTGAGAGCCTTTATGGAGCCGCGCTTTGGCTCTGACTTTAGTGGTGTGCGAGTGCATACAGGCAGTGAAGCGGTGCAGATGAATCAGGAGTTGGGCGCTCAGGCGTTTACTCACGGGCAGGATATTTTCTTTAACCAAGGGAAGTATAATCCCGGTTCAACCGATGGCAAGCTTTTGTTGGCACATGAAATGACTCATGTGGTACAGCAGACGGGTGGAGTTCAGCCCAAACGTACAATCAGTGAATCAGGGGAAAGACATGAGGTAGGGGCAGACCAGATGGAAGAGCAAAGTAAAGGTATGACTGTGCCGCTCTCTTGGCAGCCAATTGAGAGGATATCTACTGGAGAATTGCAAGTTCAGCGTTACTTTTTGGCTCAAAATCCTAATGATCCTTCCGATATAACCCGTGTATCGGACGACAGATCTGTAGCTGTTAAACAAGAAGGCTATGGCAGTCATAAGTTATGGGCTGCACCAGGCAAGGCTCAACATTCTTCAAATCAACTCAGAGCAGTTAATTCAGTGATCGAATTGGTAGAAAATAAAACTGATGTCATAAGAGTCCATGATCTAAACAATAATCGTAAAAATCTCGTCAGGGTCATACCACGAAATATAAGTAACGGTACCCAAGGAAATGGAATGATAATCTGGGCTGATTGCGGTAGATCGGCAAGGGATGTTATTGGAGGAGAAAATGGAACTAGAGGTGTCTACAGAGATCCAGCTAGTCGAACCGGACAACACAAAAGAACTGTTGAAACCTTTGATCCTGAAGTAATAAAGTGGAAGGTTTTGGAAAATATTCTTCGAGTTTACGAGCAACAATTAGGACAGAAGTTGCTTGACGAGAGAAGGATTAGTCGAATGAAAAGTAGAGGATATATATCCGCACTCGCTAATTATTTATTGAGAATTTACAATCAACTATCACCGAGAACAAGGGAAAATTTAGATCGGCGTACAGGAATTAATCGTTGGGCTAATCCTGTAGTTGGGCAAGCTTACACTATCTCTAGTGGTGGTTCTCCTATGAGAGATATCAATGGTAACCCAATAAGAACTTGGAATTTCCATTGGGCAGGTGTTGTAATGAAGAGTGATAACGGCAGAGACAACGTAACGCTTGAAAATTATTCTGTAAGCGACTATGACGAAGCAAATACTAACTGGATATTCCAAATGTACGGTTTAGCTCAGTCTGCGGCAGAAGATTCCAGCAAGCAAGGTCAAACATTTCACGAAGAACACCGAGATATGGGTCAGCACGGTGAAACTCCCACAACTTTAGTAGTAGAGTCTAATAGCAGATGA
- a CDS encoding histidine kinase, translated as MKEDEMRVQVLTSVLLAETVVLFIGSVALGGCQPNQTGVLTLTTAASNMTELPTILNRTDIEEHFPDPFDAIDDDEMDERLQARDKGKQVRLIGQYIQVDVRRWPKPPPRYKGHVAVVLEDGTEVFLYPPWHSEAIRSTNEITRYNNRGVAVVGKIVPECPKSPQPAASIVAPCMLTIDFIDLVD; from the coding sequence ATGAAAGAAGATGAGATGCGAGTGCAAGTTCTAACTTCTGTTTTACTAGCAGAGACTGTAGTTTTATTCATAGGAAGTGTAGCATTAGGAGGTTGCCAGCCAAATCAAACAGGTGTTTTAACTTTAACCACAGCAGCAAGTAATATGACGGAATTGCCAACTATTTTAAATCGTACTGACATTGAGGAACATTTTCCCGACCCCTTCGATGCCATAGATGATGATGAAATGGATGAGAGACTACAAGCAAGAGATAAAGGTAAACAAGTGCGTCTAATTGGACAATACATTCAAGTAGATGTGAGAAGATGGCCCAAACCACCACCGAGATATAAAGGTCATGTAGCTGTGGTGTTGGAAGATGGCACTGAGGTCTTTCTTTATCCTCCCTGGCATTCTGAAGCCATAAGATCGACTAATGAAATTACACGATATAACAATCGAGGAGTTGCTGTGGTCGGTAAAATTGTTCCAGAATGTCCTAAATCTCCTCAGCCTGCTGCAAGCATTGTAGCGCCATGTATGCTAACAATTGATTTCATTGATCTAGTGGATTGA